The following coding sequences lie in one Candidatus Annandia adelgestsuga genomic window:
- the nuoL gene encoding NADH-quinone oxidoreductase subunit L, protein MNILYLSIILFFISCIILTIYHKSLSKNKINFIIISTMGFSIYLTINSIIDFFNNKGKTFNQILWYLVDIRGLEIPMKITLDKLSLTMFSIVIGISSIIYFFSIWYMKNEKNYAKFFIYMNFFVANMLLLIISDNLLFMYFGWECVGLCSYLLINFYYKNKNYGKNAIKSFITTKISDIFLLISIFIFYNYLGTISIQEVNKFSIMYLYKNNYILQISNLFLLIGAIGKSAQFPMYTWLPDAMSGPTPASALIHAATMVTAGIYLIVRMHKIFILTPNILYIMYVIGLITLIISGLFALTQRNIKKILAYSTISQLGYIFLSLGICSWQAAIFHLITHSYFKALLFLSAGSLIKNCSGNQNIFTMNCSYKNNKFLYICFLIGGSSLSALPLITSGFYSKEYILLRLFSNNYIYIFYICILGTFITSLYTFRMIFYVFHEKYKKYNNIIKKNIFHNIPLLILCLLSTVAGLFIQFPYLDGFICKISSDEKFLIIISCLSSIFGIIISYIFYKNNIEIYKFILEENYIDYLHRFFYNSFFLNSIYDLIFVKPYLIITFILFKIDFIDKLMYIPVFLIILFNNFFNKIENGYLRWYIYNIILGVLIMLFLINILHIHYVIKKTYLYI, encoded by the coding sequence ATGAATATTTTATATTTATCTATAATTTTATTTTTTATTAGCTGTATAATATTAACTATATATCATAAAAGTTTATCTAAAAATAAAATTAATTTTATAATTATTAGTACAATGGGGTTTTCTATTTATTTAACAATAAATAGTATTATAGATTTTTTTAATAATAAAGGAAAAACATTTAATCAAATATTATGGTATTTAGTAGATATTAGGGGTTTAGAAATACCTATGAAAATTACATTAGATAAATTATCTTTAACAATGTTTTCAATTGTTATTGGAATAAGTTCTATAATTTATTTTTTTTCAATATGGTATATGAAAAACGAAAAAAATTATGCTAAATTTTTTATTTATATGAATTTTTTCGTTGCTAATATGTTATTATTAATTATATCTGATAATTTATTATTTATGTATTTTGGTTGGGAATGTGTTGGTTTATGTTCTTATTTATTAATAAATTTTTATTATAAAAATAAAAATTATGGAAAAAACGCAATTAAATCTTTTATAACTACTAAAATAAGTGATATTTTTTTATTAATTTCTATATTTATATTTTATAATTATTTAGGTACAATTTCAATTCAAGAAGTAAATAAATTTAGTATAATGTATTTATATAAAAATAATTATATATTACAAATATCAAATTTATTTTTATTAATTGGTGCAATTGGTAAATCAGCTCAATTTCCAATGTATACTTGGTTACCAGATGCTATGTCTGGACCTACACCAGCTTCTGCGTTAATACATGCAGCGACTATGGTAACAGCTGGAATATATTTAATTGTTCGTATGCATAAAATATTTATATTAACACCAAATATTCTTTATATAATGTATGTTATTGGATTAATAACATTAATTATTTCTGGTTTATTTGCTTTAACTCAAAGAAATATAAAAAAAATATTAGCATATTCTACAATTAGTCAATTAGGCTATATATTTTTATCTTTAGGAATTTGTTCTTGGCAAGCAGCAATATTTCATTTAATAACACACTCTTATTTCAAAGCTCTTTTATTTTTATCTGCAGGATCTTTAATAAAAAATTGTAGTGGAAATCAAAATATTTTTACTATGAATTGTTCATATAAAAATAATAAATTTTTATATATATGTTTTTTAATAGGTGGAAGTAGTCTATCAGCATTACCATTAATAACTTCTGGTTTTTACAGTAAAGAATATATTTTATTGAGATTATTTTCTAATAATTATATTTATATTTTTTATATATGTATATTAGGTACTTTTATAACTTCTTTATATACTTTTCGTATGATATTTTATGTTTTTCATGAAAAATATAAAAAATATAATAATATAATTAAAAAAAATATATTTCATAATATACCTCTTTTAATATTATGTTTATTATCTACAGTTGCTGGTTTATTTATTCAATTTCCTTATTTAGACGGTTTTATTTGTAAAATATCATCTGATGAAAAATTTTTAATTATAATATCATGTTTGTCTTCTATTTTTGGAATTATTATCTCTTATATATTTTATAAAAATAATATAGAAATATATAAATTCATATTAGAAGAAAATTATATAGATTATTTACATAGATTTTTTTATAATTCTTTTTTTTTAAATTCAATATATGATTTAATTTTTGTAAAACCTTATTTAATTATAACTTTTATTTTATTTAAAATAGATTTTATAGATAAATTAATGTATATACCAGTTTTTTTAATTATTTTATTCAATAATTTTTTTAATAAAATAGAAAATGGGTATTTAAGATGGTATATTTATAATATTATATTAGGTGTTTTAATAATGTTATTTTTAATAAATATATTACATATACATTATGTTATTAAAAAAACATATTTATATATATAA
- the nuoK gene encoding NADH-quinone oxidoreductase subunit NuoK — MINLKNSIIICTIMFLLGTSSLIIRKNLFFILMGIEIMLNSTGLLLIIANHYLDKNEGQIIYMMLMSISASESSICLALLIKLYNLKKTLNIDVLNEIK, encoded by the coding sequence ATGATTAATTTAAAAAATAGTATAATTATTTGTACTATAATGTTTTTATTAGGAACATCTTCTTTAATAATTCGTAAAAATTTATTTTTTATATTAATGGGAATTGAAATTATGTTAAATTCTACAGGTTTACTTTTAATTATAGCTAATCATTATTTAGATAAAAATGAAGGACAAATAATATATATGATGTTAATGAGTATATCTGCTTCTGAATCTAGTATTTGTTTAGCGTTATTAATTAAATTGTATAATTTAAAAAAAACATTAAATATTGATGTTTTAAATGAGATAAAATAA
- a CDS encoding NADH-quinone oxidoreductase subunit J family protein gives MEIYYFYILSTISILSIINVITNKNPVYALIYLVITFISISGIYFYIGDYVAGALEIIIYTGAIMVLFIFVMMLLNQNYKKNNKNDKNKIRYFFFTIITLSYLLFIINRFLNKIKKKNLYTKIIDPKNVSLHLLNHNMLIMELSSIILLAGLIVTIHICKNIKKK, from the coding sequence ATGGAAATTTATTATTTTTATATACTTAGTACAATATCAATATTATCTATAATAAATGTAATTACTAATAAAAATCCAGTATATGCTTTAATTTATTTAGTAATTACATTTATTTCTATATCTGGTATTTATTTTTATATTGGTGATTATGTAGCTGGTGCTTTAGAAATAATTATATACACTGGTGCTATTATGGTTTTATTTATATTTGTAATGATGTTATTAAATCAAAATTATAAAAAAAATAATAAAAATGATAAAAATAAAATAAGATATTTTTTCTTTACAATTATAACTTTGTCATATTTATTATTTATAATTAACCGTTTTTTAAATAAGATAAAAAAAAAAAATTTATATACAAAAATAATAGATCCTAAAAACGTTAGTTTACATTTATTAAATCATAATATGCTTATAATGGAGTTGTCATCTATAATTTTATTAGCTGGATTGATTGTTACTATACATATATGTAAAAATATAAAAAAAAAATAA